ctaaataagaaacaacacaagctgagatgtgaggtgcataggagaaattcgtgtctatatcgttgtccagcggtggtgtagcggtatagcacacggcacggaatgctgaggacctgggttcgattcccagcgctggtcttatttttctggtttttctgtgcatctatatttcagtttgtattttcgataatgtattgtgttttattgcttattatttattttaaataaaattaataaatattagggCATTTGTGAAATTGGTACTGTTAACACTGATGCGCATGtcagataaagataaagataaagattgTTCTTTGTTCAGTCAGTCAGATGTCAGATGTCAGTCTCCGATgaaggaattattattacgattCGTTTATTTCTTTCATTGCTTCCCGCGTGCCTGTTATCTTGTCTTGTTTCCGCAAGTGTAAATAATCGTATGTTGTTTCGTTAATTGTTTTATGCAAAACTTTACACGTCTATTTTCAAGTTCTAAAAGCCGATTTTTAGGTTCAGTTAACAGTGAGATCAAAAAGTATCTAACAAGAAATGAATTTCGCGCGTTCGCTGTGACTTCTGAAATGGCGAGCGATAGCAACTGGCGAGGCGTGCCGCTGACTGAGATATGGGGGTCGCAGTCTCCGTGGGGCGCCCCTGAGTTTCCTTTGGTGGCGCCGGCTTTCAACCACACCGTGTTGTACCACATCCCTAGTAATGGCAGCGTGGCTGACGACCGGCCTCCGAAGCCCCAGATCGGGCATGACAAATGGGACCATGATTATGTCAGGATGCCATGCTCCAGTCAAAGTCTATATCCAGTTGAAGATGTAAGTTGTACCAGACTACCAGTAGCTGCAGTGGTTGAGCAACTGTGGATTTGTGGATGTGTCGATCAATTTGAATGATTTACACCACTGCCCTATGGCACTACATTACACACACTACTCTATCACCTCTCTACTAGAGTTGTGTGTACATGGTTTTGAacttttgagcaccacaacacTGCTCTCATCTACTTCTATATGTGGAATTAGCCAGTGCTAGTTATGTAGATTTTCACTATAACTGTTATTACTGTTCCTGAAAATATATTTGCTTAAAAACTCATCAagctttataaaattttcaggaCAGTGGAGAAACGCATTTAAAGAAACGCTGGGAATTAATAGAGACTGCTCTGTGTAAACCAATCCGCAACAGCGAAGAGCTGGCTACCGCTATACTAAGCTACAACACTCAGTTCAAGGAAAGCTGGAAGTTCTCGGCACTTCATAAGCTGTTTAATGAAGTAAATATAATCTAGTTATGGTTATCCACGTACATCTCATAGAACAGCGGTTCGCAGTTTTTTGGTCATGGTACCCTAGTTGAATTTATGTTTATGGTcaataaatagatttattattttttattatttattaaataatttgtcgGAGCCCTAAAATAGACAAAAACGACTAATACACCTTCAGTTACttatttttactgtttctaTTCTCTTTGCGGAACCCCCCCAGGGTCTTTACGGAGCCCCAGGGCTCCGCGGAGCACATTTTGAGAATGGCTGTCATAGAAGAAAAGAAAACACTACTGTAATGCCAGCAATCACTACTCTCAGTATTTCAATAATACAAAGCTCTTTTTTAATCTCCTCCCTTTTGTCTACTTAGCACAATTTAcacaacaatatttttacaaattttaaacGTGATAAGTCccttttgtggtattttgactatgagtgaaaatcacgaaagcatAAATCGTTAgacaatatgtatgtatgtataatgcatacataatcataatcataatcatttatttgccatattatgccatattatataaattgaagttggttaaaattaGAATTTACAATACGATATACATATACTTGAAGTTATCGTTTACAGCAGCACTTGATCAttcaaagttttattaataaattaaattaaataatttaaaagaaataatgtcaaataCTGAATGTgaatttaaatagaaatatattattaattaaataaggaATTCCATTATGCCTTTATCTAGTGCCTTTGCAAAATATTTGTCAATTGTATAATAAGGTCTGCCTAAAAAATATAGCTTCAGTTTTCTGTCAAATGTACTTGCATCGCTACATATTGTCTAACTAAATACTTTATTaaaccatcagccaaataagtggtatatcaatttttaaaaagttcctatcaaatgaatatgttgctaaagtcgaactttcaacgtctattggcattattattttatgacatgcaaacaattatcaactttagggtggtagaccatatatttgccTGAtggtaaataaaacacaaaataatacaaaaagaaaacagcaaaaccaaaagagtacaaaggcgaacttatccatAAAAGGGATCTTATATAATGTtagttattaatatatatatatatatttaatatttataacaacTACGAcgctatttataaaaaaaatattttttcagcaTTTAGAAGAAGAGGAATCACAATGCTTCTTCGATGTAACACTACCAGAGATAGCGAAACTTGCTCTAGCCCTACCCAAACTTATTCAAGCTCCAATACCACTCTTAAAGTAAGTAAACTGGTGATGTGCCAACACGGGGAAAACAAAACTCGATTTAACTCGAGTTAAAATTCACGTAACTCGGGTTGAACTCGAGTTACGTAACACGAGTTAACTGGATGAAACcgatttttcaaagtttttaccAATTTATTCCCTCACATTTGTActgatagataaaaaaaaatggagcagacaaacaaatgatatttttgtttcaattctttcattttttatattatttatttataatgtattgggAGAGTTACACtaactaaagtaaaaaaaggaaattattgTTTGAGATTGAatcgtttatttatatatttttgactcGAGTTGGAGAGAATTCAACTTGAGTTGATTCAAGTTAAGCCCAACTCGATTCGACCATCACTAAAGTAAACCAGGGCTGTCTTTAAGTCTAGATGAACTTGGTGTTTTCCTTGCAGGCAACACAAAAACCGCTCCATTTCACTCTCTCAGCAGCAGATATCAAGTCTATTGGCAAACGCGTTCTTCTGTACATTCCCGAGGCGTAATAGTACAAAAAAGACTTCAGAATATGCATCCTTTCCACACATCAATTTTATTACGTGAGTAAATAAAATTTCGctatttatgtgtttttattttttgcaattaCTTTTGTAAATGAAGTTAGAAATAACAGCCGCctgtttttgtatattttattattttctttaattgttggcattctgtacctcaaaagggtctgtttttttcataactttgctgtccgtccatctgtatGTTAAAACCCTAATTCTTAGGAATGGATGGAGATGTCAAGCTGATTTATTATAAAGTAATCAGATGTTAGCCTTTGGAGCAGTGcaaaaaacaaacttctaagtcaacgcaatcataaagcccagtttagacctgcgagaaaaatcttgcaagttgcattacattgcgagccCGTAAATCCagcgagtttgtagtggtcaatcgagcgccgcaatgtaaaatgcacgatttttcttgcaagtctaaactcggcttacgggtaagatacaaaaaaataaaaagtgtttcCATAGAAATTGCCATAATCGAAAACCTATCCGCCCTTTAGGATAGGTTTTCGATTATGCTAATTTCTATGGAAACACTGCATGTAAAAACTGGAAGTATCTAGTTGTCcttgaaacttgaaatttgggatgaaggtagcttttatagcacaaccaatgaGAAAACTTTGAGAAATATTTATGTTCTATGTCTGTGTAtatcagtaaccatctaaaatgaccccacactgcatTTTGCTTAAGAGATAGGCTCTGCTAacctggatattcatagatacaaAATTTGAACAGAACCCTTGGCGCGGGATTCCCACTCACATTTGGTtggtttttaaaatatgttgTATGGTTAATAGTAtatttcacgtttttttttacagattgtACAATACTAATGGTTCAGATGCAGTACTGGAGAAACTGACGTGTCTTTGTCACTACTTCAAGAGGGTTTGCAGTAAAGGTAatactatttttgtttttattacaaacaacAACCAACTCCAATGGAcaaaatttttaatacagtCTTTTTTTCCGACACCAGTTAAGTATTAGACTGTTTTGTTATATTGGATCTGATGATGAATAGGAACGGGGAGGAATAAGGAACAGGATGGCCCaggaaacttgaaatttgggatgAAGGTAGGCTCTTCACAACCATGAGAAAACTCTGAGTAATATGATGTTCTATGTCTGTGTAtatcagtaaccatctaaaatgaccccagacattttgcttaagagatATCAATAACTGGatacttacaaaatttgcaccctTGGTAGGGATACCCACAATTGTTGTTTGAAATTATAATCTAATTCTATTACACAGATTGTACAATACTAATGGTTCAGATGCAGTACTGGAGAAACTGACGTGTCTTTGTCACTACTTCAAGACTTTGCAAAAggtaatactatttttattattacaaacaacacaaagttaaattatgttATTACAGTATGGCaccataatatttgttttatataaatctGGATGAATAGGAATAGGACAGGACAAAACGACTTTAATAAACTCTGTCAACATGACATGCCAGTAATATAATTTCAATGCCATGACGCTGCAATACTCGGTGGATCTCTTGTGCATCTCTCAAACGTAGCATCCCTGTAATTGGGATTGTCTAGATTGGGATAGTctaagagcgcagtcagcggtatcggcaattttttgaaaaaatattagtttttcttttacaaatatacaattttactcgcaaatgtgatgaaaaacattggtCGCAGGGCACTAGAAACGACCGCTTTAAAGCCCTCAGtccagtcctggatttgtcaataggccgtataggccgcggcctaggggcggcagcggcctaggggcggcagatttcaacgagaaaattattttagaaagttacatagggcggcggatataaagtggcctatactcctaaaaaacataaatccgccactgcctcaatcttcgacttcgggcttgtAATAGTTaggctctcgttcgtaattccttatttaccgccattaagacacaatgtactaaagcAGCTAGTTAGATATACGGCGTGTTGTAGAGCAGTGCCGGTCGGCGTGCTGACATTCTCGCGGCGGTCGGTGCCGCCGCGGCGCTGCCCGGCGtggccggcggcggcgcgcccgcTCGGCGCCGTGCCGCTGCACGTCGACTCACAGCACACCATCGAGGACGCCGGCCAGCTCCTGCAGATGGACTTTGCCAATAAGTCagttcaaacaaacaaacaatttaaacaatttattttcaataacaatttCTTTTACATGACATTTATTAATGGCTGGAGCCTCCTTTTAAGCTTGATAAAGCCTGTGTCAGGAGGCACCGCTCCTGTATAGTTATAGtctgcatgtacagtcagcatctaAAGCAGCTGGTCACTCTATTACTCTGCCGcattaatacatatttatcaCTTGCATGGCGTTACGGATTTGTAACAAAGCTACTTCTGACGCTGACCGTACtaagatggtgttacatttaTAAATCAATTTGTGACGGTTACATTATATTCTATTACCTATtctatttataatacttattgcATGCAAGCATATAGGCATGCAATATCGAATAATCCTGcacaatttatataatttatatatatcaCTGCTCCAGATCGATAGTGACACAATCCAAAACAAGTTTTATAATTTGATAATTTAACTTTGATTGAAGAGTGACATATTCTAAAATGTAATGTCCTAGAATTTTTAGTTGTGCCACCATCAAATCAAAGCAGCGACatcaattgaaataaaacacaaaagacAAAAGCAAAAAAACTAAGCTATATCGACACTATAGGTAGATTTACAAGAGCTgacacgaatggattgaacgaacgTAAATGACACTTATAGAcatttatgtaagtaaacgaTTGATGAGTACGTGGCATAATTCATacttgtgtgaagtgtattctaataggtaacacacagatactttcattcactcattcaatccattcgtgccagctctcgTGAATCGACCTTAATTAAAGGTCGTACTGCAAAATCGTCAAATTTTCTGAATGaaatttatgaacattatttatttttatatcatgtTAAGTTCTTCTTTGCCTAGCCCTTTCCCATTTTATTTGGGGTCGGCCCTCCATATCACGCGCCTCCAGGCAGTTCGGTTCTGGGTCGTCTTTTTGTTGACTTGGGCTTCTTTGAGGTTCTTATTTACTACGGACATCCATCCATGTGATTCGGGGTCGTCCTCGTCCTCGCGATTTAGTTTCGATATCTAGCACTTTTCTGGTCATGTAGTCAGATGGTCGCCTCATAACGTGTCCGTACCACCTCGTACCACTTGTAGTTTATATCATGTTAAGTTATCTTAGAAAAACTTTTGGTTCCATGCATATTCCGTATTAGGACATTcgatattaatattatgttcAATCGCTTGGCAGTGCGTAAAGTTTCATCAGACGCAAGCATTGTTGCCTCATAGTTGCACAGAAATTATGGGTCGTAACTTTTATGTGagagatatctgtgatgccatctctatttgttttgttagaaaaaCAAGAGACAACATTACATTTATCTGCCATGTAATCAACGAGTGGTGAAAGTGGCTTTTTATAACTGGCTCGTGTGTACTGTTCGCTAGGTACTTGGGAGGGGGTGTGCTGGGATATGGCTGCGTGCAGGAAGAGATCAGATTCGTGATCTGCCCGGAACTGATGGCGTCCATGCTGTTCACTGAAGTGCTGAGGCCTAACGAAGCCCTTATGATGATTGGTACGTTAGACATCTGACTTATATTAtgaactagcctgttgcccTCGACTcgtgcgtagaattcgtttatcccgcgggaactatgcaattttccgggataaaactatactATGTCCTTCTCGggtactcaaactatctgtatgccgaattttattttaattggtcTAGCGGTTTAGACTTGATGAGGTAACCaacaaacgaacagacttacaaattttcgcacTTAGAGgtgtaatattagtgggatgcgaaagtttatgagcacctatgtgtgtgtatgtttgttactcttttccGCTAAAATGACTGGACGTATttggatgaaacttggtatgtacATGAcggaacatctggaataacatataggctaatttttatcctacgatattcccacgggatcaggaTTAAATTTCGTCATGATGGCTCGATTGTTTTCAACGCAATGTCactgaagattacgatatacaGTAGTTGTGTACAATGGTTTCCTATCGTATTTATCGGAAGAGTTCTGTTAAAGAAAAATGGGAGTCGTCTCTAACGTGGAAGTAggtaaaaaatcataaaagttgagtcatcatttttttttctaagataTGATGATTAATGAATGTACAACATACGTGAAGCATTCAGGAATTGATTCacaaaaaatgaagaaaacttgtactttttttttaccagaAACTGAACTGATTCGAAGGcgtgtttaattaatttat
This sequence is a window from Choristoneura fumiferana chromosome 10, NRCan_CFum_1, whole genome shotgun sequence. Protein-coding genes within it:
- the LOC141431831 gene encoding poly(ADP-ribose) glycohydrolase-like; this encodes MQNFTRLFSSSKSRFLGSVNSEIKKYLTRNEFRAFAVTSEMASDSNWRGVPLTEIWGSQSPWGAPEFPLVAPAFNHTVLYHIPSNGSVADDRPPKPQIGHDKWDHDYVRMPCSSQSLYPVEDDSGETHLKKRWELIETALCKPIRNSEELATAILSYNTQFKESWKFSALHKLFNEHLEEEESQCFFDVTLPEIAKLALALPKLIQAPIPLLKQHKNRSISLSQQQISSLLANAFFCTFPRRNSTKKTSEYASFPHINFITLYNTNGSDAVLEKLTCLCHYFKRVCSKVPVGVLTFSRRSVPPRRCPAWPAAARPLGAVPLHVDSQHTIEDAGQLLQMDFANKYLGGGVLGYGCVQEEIRFVICPELMASMLFTEVLRPNEALMMIGCERYSNYAGYGSSFRWAGEHRDPAPCDSSLRRRTAVLALDAQPSGARAHEHQPGAVLRDLNKAWVGFSFYTEDAECLQYPGVATGNWGCGAFGGSPALKSLVQLMACAEARRPMAYYTFQDAKIRDEIISVYNLLARHNVTVGQLYHLILRFCQTDVRKGHLHTFIEQCLKDGGKPASPMPPPAEVPEQMDISDVADDCVIEIPESLERELLKQLKESPDLFSQDEADSEETQVLFINEPDAPEKDTTMKERASASKVPEDKMAATSVASNKMATSLTSDLFAEMNKFDQSNGMLNFSKSHSNILKIDEPVTSKADADMDTSVEASRSVAPTSETKRKMAKKITDYFSKKPY